The DNA sequence TTATATTTGCGACTTGGGGTGGAGGGGGTGGCTCGGTTGAGCGTGCGGCTGGCTGGATGGGAGCTGCTGCCGGGCGGATATTAGCAACTTTTTCGTTTTATTAGCAAGTTTTCCAGTATATTAGCACTTTCGCGATATATTAGCAACTTTTCAATTATATTAGCAACTTTCAGGTTTTATTAGCAACTTCGTCGCCAGGCCGCCACACCGCAACCCGGTGCCAGGCGCCCCACCCCGCAAAACAGCGCCAATTCTGCTTTCACGCTGCCAAGGTGCCTGGCACCACCATTTTGATGTGCTGATGCATGTGGGGAAAGCGGCGGAAGTGAAGGTTTAGGTAGAGTGGGGCGCTGAATCTGGGGATTTGGCGCTTTTTTTGTGCTGGTGCGGAGGTTGGCTGGGGGTTCGACGGGTGGTTATTTGCGAGTTTCGGAATTTATTTGCTAGTTTTGGGATATATTTGCGACTTTGTGGGATATATTTGCGAGTTTTCGTTTTTATTTACGACTTGGGGCGGCGGGGGTGGCTCGGTTGAGCGTGCCGCTGGCTGGAAGGGAACTGCTGCCGGGCGGATATTAGCAACTTTTTCGTTTTATTAGCAAGTTTTCCAGTATATTAGCAACTTTCGCCATATATTAGCAACTTTTCATTTATATTAGCAACTTTCAGGTTTTATTAGCAACTCCGCCGTCAGAGCTCTCCACCGCATCCCGGTGCCAGGCACCACCCCGCACAAAACAGCGCCGTTTCTGCATCCCCGCATCTCCGGTACCAGGCACCACTCCAAAAACCCACAGCACACCCCCTGGTTTCAAAATCCCAATTCCAGGCTATAAGATGAGAAAAAGGTGGTGGACTGGATGGTTCTTAAGACAGAGGTGGCGATATTGGGCGGCGGAATCGGCGGGCTGACGCTGGGGCTGAAGCTGGCGCAGGCGGATGTGCATGTGACGGTGATTGAAAAGCTTGATGGTCCGTCGCCGGTGTATAAGGGAGAGCTGCTGCAGCCGAAGAGTCTGCAGATTTTTGAGCAGCTGGAGATCCTGAGTGAGATTGAGTATAACGGCCATAAGTTTTCGAGGATCAATTTTTCCGAGATTGATGAAGAGGAAGAAGAGCTGGCGATGGATTACCAGGTGCTTCCCGGGGAATTTGATTATGCGCTGATGATTGAGCATGAGACGCTGAAGGGCATTCTCCTGAAGCATGCGATGAGCTATTCCAATTTCGAATATATAAAAGGCGGGCTTGGCAAAGGGTATTGCGAAGACCGGCTGATTGTGGAGGTGCGGAAGCGGAAGGAGCAGTTTTCGCTGAAGGCGGATTTCTATGTCGGGGCAGAGGGCCGCAACTCCCTGACGAGAAAGAAGATTGAGAGCGAGACGAAGAAGATTGATTATAATCATCATTTCCTGACGGTGACTTTCCCGCGGCCGGACAGTTTGACAGAAGGGCAGATCATTACGGCGAAGGATAAGTTCCTCGGATTGTTCCCGCTTCCGGACAACAAGGTCCGTTCGGTGTATCTCATACCGGAGGGGACTTATAAGGAGTTTCAGGAGAAGGGGATCGAGCATTTCCATCAGAAGTACATCGAGCTGTACCCGGAGCTTGATGGTTATGTGACGAAGCTGAAGAGCTGGAAGGATATTCAGCTGATGATTCCGACCGCCTTTTATGCAGATAAATATGTGGACGGCAACCATGTCATCCTTGGCGATGCGGCGCATACGGTCCATCCGATGGCCGGTGAGGGCATGAATATGGCGATCCAGGATGCCGATGTGCTCGGCGAGCTGCTGGTGACGATGTATGAGACAGGGAATCTCAGCCCGAAATGGCTGAGCTGCTATGAAAAAGTCCGCAAGCACCGGGCGGAAAAAATGATCAAGTTCAGCCATTTATCAGCACTTGCCTATTCCTATCCTTATCAGCTTGTGACAGGGATCAGGCAGAAGGGGCTGAAGCAGATCGAAAGGGACAAGAAGCTGCAGTTCAAACAGATGCTGAATATTTCAGGACTCGGATTCTGGCAGGAAAGCCTGCTGGACCGCGCCATTCAGATCGGGATGCTGCCTGCCCGCGAGAAGAAGCTCTCGCCTGCAGAGAAGGAAAGTTATTTTTACAAAGAAAAGGATGACTATCCTTGGAAAACGAAATTGGCAGGAGGCGTGCTATGATCTCGGAATATATAAGACTATTAAAAGCAAGGAACTGGATGAAGAAAAACCAGCCTTTCCTGTACAGCTGGCATGCTTATGTGGGATTTGAGCTGGATTTGTTCTCCCAGTTCAAGGATCCGAAGACGGTCCGCGAGGTGGCGGCGGCGCATGATTACCAGGAGGAGCTCCTCACCAGATGGGTGGAGGTGGGACTGGCGGTCAAGCATCTGAAGAAGAAGCGCGATGGAAAAATCAAGACCGCCTCAAAATTCAGCCTCCCCTCATCGCCTAAGAATCCGCGTTCGACAGGTGTCATCCTGAAGGAAATGATGGAGCTCCATATCCCGACACTGCTGACCTATCCGGATATGCTGCGGAAAAATGAGCGGAACACATTTGACAATGACGAGCACGGACCGACCGTGGCACGGACTTCCTCCCTCTTGGAGCAGCTCGCACTGCCAAAGATGTCCAAGGTAATAAAGAATAATGATATAAAATCGATTCTGGATGTAGGATGCGGCGAAGGAGGGTATCTTAAACGGATCAGCCAGAAACATCCGGACATTACCAT is a window from the Bacillus infantis NRRL B-14911 genome containing:
- a CDS encoding FAD-dependent oxidoreductase; protein product: MVLKTEVAILGGGIGGLTLGLKLAQADVHVTVIEKLDGPSPVYKGELLQPKSLQIFEQLEILSEIEYNGHKFSRINFSEIDEEEEELAMDYQVLPGEFDYALMIEHETLKGILLKHAMSYSNFEYIKGGLGKGYCEDRLIVEVRKRKEQFSLKADFYVGAEGRNSLTRKKIESETKKIDYNHHFLTVTFPRPDSLTEGQIITAKDKFLGLFPLPDNKVRSVYLIPEGTYKEFQEKGIEHFHQKYIELYPELDGYVTKLKSWKDIQLMIPTAFYADKYVDGNHVILGDAAHTVHPMAGEGMNMAIQDADVLGELLVTMYETGNLSPKWLSCYEKVRKHRAEKMIKFSHLSALAYSYPYQLVTGIRQKGLKQIERDKKLQFKQMLNISGLGFWQESLLDRAIQIGMLPAREKKLSPAEKESYFYKEKDDYPWKTKLAGGVL
- a CDS encoding class I SAM-dependent methyltransferase; translated protein: MISEYIRLLKARNWMKKNQPFLYSWHAYVGFELDLFSQFKDPKTVREVAAAHDYQEELLTRWVEVGLAVKHLKKKRDGKIKTASKFSLPSSPKNPRSTGVILKEMMELHIPTLLTYPDMLRKNERNTFDNDEHGPTVARTSSLLEQLALPKMSKVIKNNDIKSILDVGCGEGGYLKRISQKHPDITMTGIEINGDVAESAAGNCADNPNISIVHADMQEYEPEKKADLIMINNLLHYIEPEEREGLFERMSGWLSDKGTITVITPILHSKKGEEFSSVFNSFFSAFENLYATPTEEDMMKIAGKLGMEIKTFKPIITEGGWYFVELGRA